One part of the Pecten maximus chromosome 1, xPecMax1.1, whole genome shotgun sequence genome encodes these proteins:
- the LOC117337476 gene encoding uncharacterized protein LOC117337476: protein MKYASMRMCWKRHMISNIIGVVFVCVIVGIYISLLRYNKASTTSFNLVPKSVGAFPVADRYKSRKGALFHFSNLGKKSIKPGKLPVYILEEHHEVLPIWFEAAKNGHIPQHGNTLIHIDGHSDMAPPFFLSRYPAWRPPKDNRELHTMMQRNDAFIVEAAMAGLIRKVIWIWPKWTEHRHEGVEQTGEVEVGWAQVDGPHKEKIKVFCLCYHNSTKNGQSCIYLPLHHATETSVSISPRLCHVKKSFFYKEIREDIAIQKLSKSKLVSSSESVLLDIDEDYYGCTYASKPLLDANMSMENIHKIDSMIQKLFCPQGSVQEQEADRLLVNVLGILRKAATCNDSTNNKASNVLSSKGNTGQIQGHGSKVSSNKSALDTDKTANKKNQNTNNEKCKEVSLALVKEAESVLKKYLWQTKNSVACSRKTAHGEKILKELINNFKQRSLRQLRSLQYVGFCLTSSPRSSKLVSKFSFNVCHGENYPGHSAIDVYIPRVSEIQHRTKLLHDMLSAVKNKKTTMATVCRSVRDGYTPRRYFSRIESDVLKSLNKTFGNIQLRYDSNLLGGRKGWPSRHKVSPK from the exons ATGAAATATGCAAGTATGCGGATGTGTTGGAAACGTCACATGATAAGCAACATAATTGGTGTTGTATTTGTCTGTGTCATTGTAGGAATTTATATCAGTTTGTTGCGTTACAATAAGGCAAGCACGACTAGTTTTAACCTTGTTCCGAAAAGTGTTGGTGCATTTCCGGTGGCGGACCGATACAAATCTCGGAAAGGGGCATTATTTCACTTCTCTAATCTAGGGAAAAAGTCAATAAAACCAGGAAAATTGCCAGTCTACATCTTGGAGGAGCACCACGAAG TGCTTCCTATATGGTTTGAAGCAGCAAAGAATGGACATATACCACAACATGGGAATACCTTG ATCCATATCGATGGCCACAGTGACATGGCACCACCGTTTTTCCTGAGCCGTTACCCAGCATGGCGTCCACCCAAAGACAACAGGGAGCTACACACCATGATGCAGAGAAATGATGCATTCATTGTG GAAGCAGCCATGGCTGGACTGATCAGGAAGGTGATCTGGATATGGCCGAAGTGGACAGAGCACAGACACGAGGGTGTAGAACAAACCGGAGAGGTGGAGGTGGGCTGGGCACAAGTGGATGGTCCACACAAAGAAAAGATCAAGgtcttctgtttgtgttatCACAATAGCACAAAAAACGGCCAGAGTTGTATTTATTTACCGTTACATCACGCTACAGAGACCAGTGTTTCCATCAGCCCTCGTCTTTGCCACGTGAAGAAGTCATTTTTCTACAAAGAAATCAGAGAAGATATTGCTATCCAAAAATTGAGCAAAAGTAAATTAGTGTCGTCCAGTGAATCTGTTTTACTTGACATAGATGAGGATTATTATGGCTGCACCTATGCTTCAAAGCCGTTGCTGGATGCCAACATGTCCATGGAAAATATTCACAAGATAGACAGTATGATACAGAAATTATTCTGTCCACAAGGGTCAGTTCAGGAACAAGAGGCTGACCGGTTACTTGTTAATGTACTTGGGATTTTGAGAAAGGCAGCCACCTGTAACGATAGTACTAATAACAAAGCTAGCAATGTCTTGTCGTCCAAAGGTAATACTGGTCAGATCCAAGGTCACGGAAGTAAGGTGAGCTCGAATAAAAGTGCTTTAGACACTGATAAAACAGCCAATAAGAAAaaccaaaatacaaacaacGAAAAATGCAAGGAAGTTTCTCTAGCTCTCGTTAAAGAAGCTGAATCTGTCCTTAAGAAATATCTTTGGCAGACAAAGAACTCTGTAGCATGTAGCAGAAAGACAGCACACGGTGAGAAAATTCTTAAAGAATTAATAAATAACTTCAAACAGCGCAGTCTCCGACAGCTTAGATCTTTACAATATGTCGGTTTTTGTCTGACTTCATCTCCCAGATCTAGTAAGCTTGTTAGCAAGTTTAGCTTTAACGTGTGTCATGGCGAGAATTACCCAGGGCATTCTGCAATAGATGTGTACATACCCCGTGTATCGGAGATCCAACACAGAACCAAACTTCTACATGATATGCTTTCTGCAgtgaaaaataagaaaacaacGATGGCCACGGTTTGTAGATCTGTGAGGGATGGATACACTCCACGTCGGTATTTCAGCAGGATAGAAAGTGATGTGCTGAAATCGCTGAATAAGACATTTGGTAATATTCAATTGCGATACGATTCCAATTTACTTGGTGGAAGAAAAGGATGGCCAAGTCGACACAAGGTATCCCCAAAATGA
- the LOC117337486 gene encoding LOW QUALITY PROTEIN: steryl-sulfatase-like (The sequence of the model RefSeq protein was modified relative to this genomic sequence to represent the inferred CDS: deleted 1 base in 1 codon): protein MSAPHVLLSVLGVVLGATIGIDAKPNIVIFIADDLGYGDVGCFGNTTLKTPNIDRLAREGAKMTHHLAAASMCSPSRTALLTGRYPVRSGMVPSGQIRINTFVASYGGLPPSEVTIAELAQSAGYKTALIGKWHLGMSRTFGDNVYHPKNQGFDSFYGLPLTNLRDFGDDGDSIFRAYFPIWQWRCLGIIMVGCLTSFGLYKRSYVGALCSLVLIVFTLIPVGTFMFVVTNMKILNSMLYKDFNIVEQPIRLRGMTQRFAKESVEFLEQRKLDNSPFLLVVSWTHVHTAIQVTKDFHGRTQHGRYGDAVEELDSGVGEITDAMDRLGFRDDTVVYFTSDNGGYLEEIGLQGEMNGGYNGIFKGGKGQGAVEGGIRMPGVIRWPGKIPPGTVVDEPTWMMDMYPTLARAMGAELPKDRLIDGKDVLPLLSQIDTRSPHTFMVHYCGIDVHAIRYRPRTGNKVWKLVLRSPNYIPGTHKCRPICTCPDAVVHDEPLLYELTSDPSEAKPLNYSGNSDLQSVVDVIKEGLERHIRSVEPVEIQFSTRNVIWRPQLQVCCNFPRCHCTDPKYADYD, encoded by the exons atGTCGGCACCCCATGTATTGCTTTCAGTACTTGGGGTTGTTCTTGGAGCGACCATCGGTATAGATGCTAAGCCCAATATTGTCATATTCATCGCCGATGATCTTGGTTATGGTGATGTTGGTTGCTTTGGTAACACTACCTTGAAAACACCAAACATTGACCGCCTAGCGAGGGAAGGGGCAAAAATGACCCACCACCTAGCAGCCGCGAGCATGTGTTCCCCCAGTCGAACAGCTCTACTAACGGGTCGGTACCCTGTCAGATCAG GTATGGTGCCGTCCGGACAAATTCGAATCAACACATTCGTTGCCAGTTACGGAGGACTACCTCCAAGCGAGGTCACCATAGCAGAACTGGCACAGTCCGCTGGCTACAAGACTGCTTTAATAG GAAAATGGCACCTGGGCATGAGCCGTACATTTGGTGACAATGTTTATCATCCAAAGAATCAGGGATTCGACAGTTTTTACGGTCTTCCATTGACAAACCTTCGCGATTTTGGCGATGATGGCGACTCCATTTTCAGGGCATACTTTCCAATATGGCAGTGGCGTTGTTTAGGAATCATAATGGTAGGATGTTTGACGTCGTTTGGACTTTACAAGCGGTCGTATGTAGGAGCGCTTTGTTCTTTAGTGTTAATTGTTTTCACTTTAATACCTGTCGGAACATTCATGTTCGTCGTTACTAATATGAAAATACTAAACAGTATGCTTTATAAAGACTTCAATATAGTGGAGCAGCCAATTCGTCTCCGAGGAATGACGCAAAGGTTTGCGAAGGAAAGTGTAGAATTTTTAGAACAAAGAAAACTCGACAATAGTCCGTTTCTGCTGGTAGTTTCTTGGACCCATGTCCATACAGCTATCCAGGTTACG AAAGATTTTCATGGGCGGACTCAGCACGGTCGCTATGGCGATGCGGTGGAGGAACTCGACAGTGGGGTAGGGGAAATCACGGATGCCATGGACAGACTTGGATTTAGGGACGACACTGTTGTTTACTTTACGTCCGACAACGGAGGTTATTTGGAAGAAATTGGTCTTCAAGGCGAAATGAATGGTGGATACAATGGTATTTTTAAAG GTGGTAAAGGACAGGGCGCAGTGGAGGGCGGTATACGCATGCCCGGTGTGATTCGATGGCCAGGTAAGATCCCACCAGGAACGGTAGTTGACGAACCAACGTGGATGATGGACATGTATCCGACACTGGCGCGTGCCATGGGGGCAGAACTACCAAAAGATCGTCTTATAGACGGAAAAGATGTTTTACCCCTCCTGAGTCAGATTGACACGAGGTCGCCTCACACATTCATGGTTCACTACTGCGGGATCGACGTACACGCCATCCGATATAGGCCAAGGACAG GTAACAAGGTGTGGAAGTTAGTCCTGCGATCACCTAACTATATCCCAGGGACACACAAATGCCGTCCGATATGTACTTGCCCAGACGCAGTGGTCCACGACGAACCATTACTTTATGAATTGACATCTGACCCAAGCGAAGCGAAACCATTAAACTACTCCGGCAATTCCGACCTTCAAAGTGTAGTGGATGTAATAAAGGAAGGCTTAGAACGTCACATCCGGTCCGTCGAGCCCGTTGAGATCCAATTTTCTACACGAAATGTTATATGGAGGCCTCAGTTACAAGTGTGTTGTAATTTCCCAAGATGTCACTGTACAGATCCCAAATATGCTGACTATGACTGA